From the Burkholderia sp. WP9 genome, the window GTGACTCGGGCCGCGGCAGCATCGTCAATATTGCCTCGGACACGGCGATGTGGGGCGCGCCGAAGCTGCTCGCCTATGTCGCCAGCAAGGGCGCGGTGATTTCGATGACCCGCTCGCTCGCGCGCGAATTCGGCGCACACCAGGTCACGGTCAACGCAATTGCGCCGGGCCTGACCGAAGTCGAAGCCACCGCGTACGTGCCCGCCGAGCGTCACCAGTATTACCTGCAAGGCCGCGCGCTCACGCGCGCACAAGTGCCCGACGACGTCACCGGGCCGGTGCTGTTCCTGTTGTCCGATGCCGCGCGCTTCGTGACCGGCCAATTGCTGCCGGTCAACGGCGGCTTCGTGATGAATTGATCTTGTCGAATCGAAAGGAGAAAGAGATGGCGGACGCCGATATCGAACGCAAATCGTGGGAACAACCCGCGGACGCGAGCTTTGCCCAATGGCTGGACAGCCGCGTCGCGCGCCTGGAAACGCGTCGCTATGACTGGGACGCACTGAAGTTCCAGGCCGACTACGACCCGAAGTATCGCCGCGCGCAAATGCGCTATGTCGGCACGGGCGGCACGGGTGTCGCGAAAGACATGAATACGGTGCCCGCCGGCGGCTTCACATTCTCGACCATGGTGATCCCGGCCGGCAACATCGGCCCGAGCCATATTCATATGGATGTCGAAGAAATTTTCTTCGTGCTGCGCGGCAAGATGAAGGTGATCTGCGAGAAAGACGGTCAAACGTGGGAAGCCGTGCTGGGCGAACGCGATCTGATTTCGGTGCCGCCGGGCGTGTATCGCACGGAAATCAACATTGGTGAAGAAGACGCGTTGATGTGCGTGATGCTCGGTTCGCCGAAGCCGATTACGCCGACGTATCCGCCGGATTCGCCGCTGGCCAAGCTCAAGCGCTAATCGAGCGCCAAGCCGCCGCCTCAAGTTCGACAACACCCCCGAAGGAAATCATGTCCGCAGTCCCGTCCCCTGCCGCTGATAGCGCCGCTCAGCACGCTACGCTCGAAGCGCGCCTTGCGCGCTTCCCGGCGCAGCAGATCTGGCTGGCGTCGCAACGCGCGGTGAGCTATCGCGAAGTGGATAGCGCCGACAGCAGCGCGCTGCCGCTCGTGCTGCTGCACGGTATCGGTTCGGGCGCGGCGTCGTGGGTGCAGCAGTTCGAAGTTCTCGGCGCCACGCGCCGCGTGCTGGCGTGGGACGCGCCGGGTTATGGCGCTTCCACGCCGGTTGCGGCCGAATCGCCAGCAGCGGCCGATTACGCGAGCGTGCTAAACGATTGGCTCGACGCGCTCGGCATCGAACGTTGCGTGCTGCTCGGCCATTCGCTCGGCGCGATTATCGCCGGGGCGTTTGCCGTGACGCATCCGCAGCGCGTGGCCGGCTTGCTGCTGTTGTCGCCGGCCGGTGGTTATGGCGCGGCATCCGCGGATGTCCGCAACACGAAGCGCGACCAGCGTCTCGCCATGCTGAACGAACTCGGCCCGCAAGGTCTCGCCGAACAACGCAGCACCAATATGTTGTCCGCTCACGCAAGCGACGAAGCTCGCGCATGGGTGCGCTGGAACATGTCGCGCGTCATTCCGCACGGCTACGCGCAGGCCACGCATCTGCTTGCCAACGCCGATCTCGCGAGTGATCTCGCGCGCCATAAAGGCCGCATCAACGTGGCCGTGGGCGCCGACGACACCATTACGACGCCCGAAGCCTGCGAGCGCATCGCGCTGGCCGCGGGCACCAAGTTGCAGGTCGTGCCTCGCGCGGGGCACGCCGGCTATATCGAAGCACCTGCCGCGTACACCGCGATCATCGACACGTTCTGTCGCACGAGCGACGGACAACGGAGCCAATGAATGACGCCCGACACCATTAGCGCCGAGCGCGACGCGGACGAAGACCGCAACGATACCGGCAACGAGACGACTGGCGACACCGCCTACCGTGTGCCGGGTCTCGAACGCGGTTTGAAGATTCTCACGGAATTCTCGCCGCGCGAGCCGGTTCTCGGCGCACCGGAACTCTCCAAGCGCCTGAAGATTCCTCGCACGACGGTGTTCCGTCTGCTGCAAACGCTCGAATCGCTCGGCTTTCTCGAGCGCGCCGACAAGGACCGCAACTATCGCCTCGGCGTCGCGGTGCTGCGGCTCGGTTTCGAATATCTGAGCTCGCTCGAACTGACCGACCTCGGCTTGCCGATCATCGAAGCGCTGCGTACTGAAACGGGGCTCACCAGCCATATCGTGATTCGCGATGGACGCGACGTGGTGTTCGTCGCCAAGGCGCAAAGCCACACGCCGATTTTCAGCTCGGTGAAGGTCAACGTGGGAACGCGTCTGCCGGCTTATGCCACGACGCACGGACAGGTGCTGATGGGCGACATGACGCTCGACGAGTTGAAGAAGCTCTATCCCGAGCCGGAACTCGAGCGCTTCACGAAGCAGACGCCCGCCACCATCGACGATCTGTATGAGCGGATTCGCGACGACGCGCGGCGCGGTTTCGCGATCAGCGAGTCGTCGTTCGAGCGTGGCATTTCGGTAGTGAGCGCGCCCGTGCGCAATGACACGGGGCGCATTGTCGCCGTCATCACGACGACGATTCCGCGCCATGAGATCGACGCGTCGCTGCTCGACAGCGGCCTGATCGACAAGGTCCGCCGCGCGGCCGACGAACTTTCGCAGCGGCTCAATTATCGGCCGAAAGGTGGCCCGAAATCGGGCAGCAATTACATGAAGGCATTGGGGCTCTGATGATCCAAATCGACTTGACCGGACAGGTGGCGGTGGTGACGGGCGGTTCGTCCGGCATCGGTCTCGCGACCGCCGAACTGTTTCTGCGGGCGGGCGCCTCGGTCGCGATCTGCGGCCGCGACAGCGAGCGTCTCGCACAGGCGGAAGCGGCGCTGAAGACAAAAATTCCGCAGGCGCAA encodes:
- a CDS encoding cupin domain-containing protein, which gives rise to MADADIERKSWEQPADASFAQWLDSRVARLETRRYDWDALKFQADYDPKYRRAQMRYVGTGGTGVAKDMNTVPAGGFTFSTMVIPAGNIGPSHIHMDVEEIFFVLRGKMKVICEKDGQTWEAVLGERDLISVPPGVYRTEINIGEEDALMCVMLGSPKPITPTYPPDSPLAKLKR
- a CDS encoding alpha/beta fold hydrolase translates to MSAVPSPAADSAAQHATLEARLARFPAQQIWLASQRAVSYREVDSADSSALPLVLLHGIGSGAASWVQQFEVLGATRRVLAWDAPGYGASTPVAAESPAAADYASVLNDWLDALGIERCVLLGHSLGAIIAGAFAVTHPQRVAGLLLLSPAGGYGAASADVRNTKRDQRLAMLNELGPQGLAEQRSTNMLSAHASDEARAWVRWNMSRVIPHGYAQATHLLANADLASDLARHKGRINVAVGADDTITTPEACERIALAAGTKLQVVPRAGHAGYIEAPAAYTAIIDTFCRTSDGQRSQ
- a CDS encoding IclR family transcriptional regulator, yielding MTPDTISAERDADEDRNDTGNETTGDTAYRVPGLERGLKILTEFSPREPVLGAPELSKRLKIPRTTVFRLLQTLESLGFLERADKDRNYRLGVAVLRLGFEYLSSLELTDLGLPIIEALRTETGLTSHIVIRDGRDVVFVAKAQSHTPIFSSVKVNVGTRLPAYATTHGQVLMGDMTLDELKKLYPEPELERFTKQTPATIDDLYERIRDDARRGFAISESSFERGISVVSAPVRNDTGRIVAVITTTIPRHEIDASLLDSGLIDKVRRAADELSQRLNYRPKGGPKSGSNYMKALGL